aaactatttatacttgaatttttcaaaaatatttatatatatataaatatttattataaatatatataaattatttattacttggtTTTCAAGAGTTTCaaagattttcgaaatttcgaatgcTCCGTTCTTAATgtgaattatacaatttaaatcatattaattataaaattctcttcattaattatatgcaatatttctaatatatggaataaacaaataataaattattttgtttcagtAAAGCTTTCTTTGTATTTGcggaatgcaaaaataaaatataaaacaatcctctcgcgattaaaataataaatatcagcaTCATTCTTAGTatctatcattataatttcaattgtctaagaattgttatatattttattattgcacgGATCCAAAATCAAATTCGGCATtgaatttgaaacattttaataaataaatgtaagtaaatttttaattggattatctattattaataataggtaattaattttgatcacAATTTAaagtatgtttataaaaataataaataaatgataatcgcaaataatttataaaaaacacaaTCATAGACatacaagaaaaattctatatatatattgtatatatattctatatataacaatagtaatttttttttacaaatatttcgaaaactaaAGCAGAATGACGGTACATGCataagaaaaagttatttaaaattttgttttctataatatattaaaaaatcattaaaattgatgagaattctctcttattttgaataattataaatattttttttttctgttaaaaaatgataaaaaataattcttataaaagaaattcaatattatttgttattattaaatatatttccattatatatttgttattattaaatatatctccattatatatatttaataaaatattaaaaaattttttcttacttttgttGAGCACATTTAGTGATTTCCTGAGAAAGTCTTTTCATCATAAATCCACCACGAGATTCTTGTGCGAGAATTTGTAATAGCACTTGACTGTAGACATAAGTATGTTGTCCATGACACACCATTTTCTAGCagcaaaaaaatcataataaattcatcataaattataatatttaaatattttattggtatttttaaaattttttgattttattattttatttatttttatttattaattcttaaattcctaaattagaaatattttctatttaatctactttttgaaaaaaatttgttcttacatataaattatttttacatataaattatatattttatactaacCGCACATTCTTGTATACTTGATTGCCAATCTTctgtattttgtaaaaatccaGCAATTGCAGTTTTTAAAACTCGTGAAAACACTTCAATTTGTTGGGCAGCTGTTGAAATACTTGTAATTTCACCTTGAAATCCAGCATCAGATATAAgctatcaaaaatatatatataaaaaaatatttataaaaatttaagaaaaaaacttttataatgtacataaaatatatataaataacttttgatttataaataagtatatatatatatatatatatatcatatatttattacatacacACGCGCTCAcgcgcagagagagagagagagagagagagagagagagaatacaatatacataataaatatataatatatagaaaatgttttgaattttgatttgtaaaGTTTAGttcttactattattaatatcatcataatattataatataatcatatagtataaatcaaatataaaaataaatataaaacattttataaaaaaattgaattataaaattacctttttctatttttttacctTTATTGTAAAGTTCAACATTAAGCAGTCTGGATATTCTTCTGCAAGTCTGTAAATAAGTGATCGCCAAGTGGGATGTTGTATCATTTCTGTTAACCAAGCAGGAGTCtaatgcataaaatattaaattttaaatattaattaaaaattaatctataattcaaaaatcaaataaaagtttacaAACTTACTTCACCCTCTTCTGTGAAGATTTTATCTGCTTTTTTGGGatcaaatgtttttaatatcatatcctttaaattattttctaccaTTGCTTGAACATCTGTAACTTTAACTCCAGCAAGAATAAGCCACTCTGCAAGAAGATTTGCCATTTGTGCACAAgctgtataatttttagataataattctattacttGTTCTGGATTTCCACCAGCTtggaaatatctataaattagaataatattttaaaatattaatattataaatatttttctgtttaaattttttaaataattaataaatttagaaatatcaattccatatttgtttatttatattataaaattaaaattatattatattataaataaattattaattgttataaaaaataaataaattattaattataatataattttaatacaccaAAACAcacaataaacaatatttttataatttcaataataaaattagaacaataattgaaattcaatatattgaatatatattgaattcaatatattgaaattcaatataattaattgcaataataattagataaagtaatcatatcattataaaatattatacctcTTAAGTTGTGTGAAAATACCAGGTTCCATAATATAATCTggtgttttaaatttatctaaacattcatttaatatttcttgaggattatcaaaattatcttctCCACTACAATCTTCAGTTCTTGTCATTTCTTCAGTCCAAGTTCCACGATCTTCATCATAATCTGATtccattatttctaaaaataataatattttataataaataatatttatccttaatttttttttatcttttttcattcatttttt
The DNA window shown above is from Apis cerana isolate GH-2021 linkage group LG4, AcerK_1.0, whole genome shotgun sequence and carries:
- the LOC108003365 gene encoding negative elongation factor D isoform X3 — encoded protein: MKIIINTVEIMESDYDEDRGTWTEEMTRTEDCSGEDNFDNPQEILNECLDKFKTPDYIMEPGIFTQLKRYFQAGGNPEQVIELLSKNYTACAQMANLLAEWLILAGVKVTDVQAMVENNLKDMILKTFDPKKADKIFTEEGETPAWLTEMIQHPTWRSLIYRLAEEYPDCLMLNFTIKLISDAGFQGEITSISTAAQQIEVFSRVLKTAIAGFLQNTEDWQSSIQECAKMVCHGQHTYVYSQVLLQILAQESRGGFMMKRLSQEITKCAQQNHHDVTPITMALNGASSSPGACQALASMLSRNTLNPADISVLFRNYSTAEPPPIELLRNPQFLELLVDALFKPGVKINPEHKSKYIYLLAYAASVCDIPAKKGHSRKLNKDELKTTIQAIEKVHNICNINKGSTELIAELQTLYQSIRFPVVSVGVIRWVECTVTEPSYFKLCTEHCPVHLALLDEVVVCHSLLHLKVLQLLVQLFESKQDELEILVQIRIL